GGTGGCTCACCTGGGAGGGTGGCTCACCTGGCTTGTGCCGGTAGCTGCCCGCTTTGCAGTCCACACAGTCGTAGCAGCAGGAGTGGAAGCCCTTCACACGGCGCACCTGGCCCTCCTCGCACTCCCGCGAGCACTGGGATACGGGCTCCTGGCATGGGGGCCTCAGGGCTTAGGCTCGGCTCTGCTGAGGGCACCTGCCTGAGACCTGGGGACAGCCTTCTGCTGCCCCCTAGGTGAGGCCAGAGCTCGCTCCTGGCTTTGGGGGAGCTGCTGTGCGGCTGGGGACACAGCCTGGTGCTCACCTTGTTTCCTGGCGTGTGCCAGCACATCCGGGAGTGCTGGAGCTGCAGGCGGCCACTGAAGGTGCCCACAGTGCGCAACTCGGGCACCGGGCCCCGCCACACCCACAGCTTCAGGTCATAGTCCATGTCTACGTTCCCCGTGGTGTCAAACCGCAGCACCTTGCCACGCGCTCGGAAGGTCATGTTGTACATGCTGTCCAGGAGCTGGCAGGCAGGTGGGAGCAGATGGGACAGGCTGGACCAGGAACTGCCTCCAGCCCAGAACCCCCCACTGCCATCCCTTCTCCTCAGGGGTGCCCAGTGGCCCAGGGCAGGTGCAGGGACCTGCACAGCTCCCATGCCCTCACCTGCCAGGGCTGCACAGGCTCCTTGGGCGTGGAGCAGCCCGAGGCATTGCAGAGCAGCGTTTTGTGGAGGGCCTGGGCCACGCCATATACAGCTGCATAGGCGGCAAaggtccggtggtgcagcagcGTGGTGGACACATTCTCCAGTGTGATGTGGTCACACTGGGGGCAGCGCGGCCCCACCACGTGCCCCTCCAGGGGTGGGTGCTTGGTGTTCAGTGAGGCACAGAAGGCAGGGTCAGCGGCTAGGGCCAGGCGGGTCTGCACGTATGACGAGAAGTCAGGCATCAGGGCACCCTGGTGCAGGAAGCCGAGCACGGTGCCCACCTGGGCCATGCCAGGCAGCGTCATGACCAGTTCTGAGGTTAGCCAGGCCTCACTGGCCACCCACACCTTGGGCAAGAGCCCCCAGCGGATGCTGAGGCTGAAGAGGGTGCGGGCGGCAAGGGTGGAGGAGAACAGCACCACCACCTGCACGCTGCTCTGGTTTACCTGGTGCAGCAGGCTGTGCACAGAGCCCAGCTTCCGGCTGTCAGTGCCGAGCAGGGGCACCAGGCCCTCATGTGCGATGCAGATGCCCCGCATGTTGGCCAAGCCAGAGAAGAGGCTTAGGCCCTGCCGGCCATACTCGTCGTCACTGCCCACGGCAGCCACCCAGTTCCAGTGGAACTCCTGCAGCAGCTCCACCATGGCTGCCGCCTGCACGCGGTCGCTGGGCACTGTGCGGAAGAAGGACGGGAACTCCTCCCGGTTGCTCAGCCGTTCTGCGCTGGCGCCGTAGCTGATCTGCAGTGGCCAGGAGGCACCTCCTGATGAAGGGGCTCCCGTGGgaagggtggtgggggtgggggacaggagaGGTGGGGGCGGACCTGAGGCATGAGGAAGAAGCTGAAGAACTTGCTGGTGACAAGGGCGAGCTCAGACGAGTGGGGCCCGATGACGGCCAGCACACGGGGCTGGTACTGTGTGTAGTCGCAGTAGGCGGCGATGTTGCTGCTGCCCGCCTTGGCCATGAACAGGAGGCTGGGCTTCATGGCAATTATGGGCTCTGAGCACGTGTCGAAGAAGTCATAGCCCAGGCGCAGCCCAGGCAGCAGGCTGGACCCATTGTTGATCTCCTCCACGGCCATCTGCACCGCCAGCGCCCAGAGCAGGCCGAGGGACGAGAACCTGGGGCCACGCAGAGCTGCAGGTGGCCGACAACCTTGACCCCACTCAGGGGGACACCAGACCTGAGCCACCCCAAGCCTGgccacccctgcccccaacccctgtCCTCCCTACCTGGTGCACACGGTGGCATTGGGCTGTGTCCTGTTGCTGAGACCAGCACCCTCAGCCAAGCCAACGGGGAAGAGCCCACCCAGCACGTAGTCCCCTGACATCCTGAACTGCTGGGTCAGGCACAATGGGGCACCTGCCCTGAGGCCCAGGAGAGCCAAGAGGCCCAGGAGAGCCCGGCCTGGCATGGCAGGTGGCAGCTTCTGGCAGGGATGGCAAGTGGGCAAATCGGGCAGGCCCCAGATATGGtgagttggggtggggtggggcaggattTGTTTAGCAAAAACCTCGCCTGTCTTCACCTGCCAGCCCGGGGCCCCTGGGGCCATCCTTGCTCTCCTGGGCCCCACAGGTTTGCACATGTCGGATGCTGTTATCCTGATTGACACCACCAGGCTCTGCGGCTGACAGTGACCTGAGAAGGCAGGCTCTGACCTGGCACTGACCATGACCTTGTTACCTGCCTGTACCCAAGCCCTCAGCACCCACCCCActcctggaggggaggaggaacaCTCACAACGTCTCTGCCAGAGGGTCCTGGGGTCTCCAGCTGCCTGTGGGCGGGGCTTGGAGGTGACAGTGCCCCGGGGAGTAGGCACAGAAAcaccttctctctccagccctggGAAGGCACTGTCAGCAGCTGGGAACATTGCACAGGTGGCTCTATCTGCAAGCCCAGGGGGCAGTCTGAGGACAGCCCTGCAGACCAACCAGGAGGCCCGCAGACCGTTGGCCAGCCTGGCCTCCAGCCTGCGGCTGGGGTACGGGATGTGGCCTCTCAGCCTGCGTGGGAACAGTGCACCTTGAGGGACTGGACCATTCCTCCACTGGGGTCTGAGGCCTGGAAGCTTTGGAAGCCCTTGGGTTGGCTGCATACCAGGCCTGGGCACTCCATGGTGGCAGGTGCTCCCCCCGACCCAGGGGACAGGGCTCACAGCTGGGCCTGCAGGAGGGTGCATGCAAAAGAGAGGAAAGGCCGTAAACAAATAGGCTGCCACAGCTGGGTCAGCACCAAGTGTGCAGGGGCCCTGGTGGGTGGGATGGTAGATCCTACTTAGCCTCTGGGTGCCCAGGGACCAGCCttccctggcctggcctgggggccTTTGACACTAGGCTTGGAGGTAGAGGAGCTATACCCAGAGGAGCCGGGGAGACCAGCAATGTTTCAGGGGTGGGGCAGAGCAGGGGCTCTGGGCTTACAGAAAAGGTGGTCTAGGGACCTGAGCTTTGCCTGACCCTGCTGCCCTGTGGGGAGGGCCCACGTTGCACAGCACTCAGGACATGCACACGCATGTGCACAACACATGTGCACTGCACCTGCACGTCttcaggcacacacacacacataagtgCAGCCCTTGCTCTCTGGCCCGGGTGGACTCCAGGGTATCTTCCCAGGCCAGTCGCTGATTGTCACGGCCTCTGCTAGTGCTGCACGGGGCTGTGGCGCCTGCTGGGTGTGGGGCAGGCTGGGCGGCGTGCAGCAGCAGCCTGTGGTGGCCCAGCATCGGATGCTGCTATTTGGGTCCGACATTAGGTGGAGTGCCTGAGAGGACTCTGCCTGGCATGTGTCCTCTTCTTATCTGGGCCCATCATGGCAAAGAGCAGTCCCTGCTCCACTGGCTGCAGCCCAGGCAGGTCTGTCTTCTCCCTATAGTGTGTGGCTGGCCTCAGACCTGCGCTTTCAACCCAGCCCTGTGGGTGGAGCCATGCCTGTTTTCTCACTGTAAAGAGGAGTCATAGTGTGGACCTCGGCAGGGGTTGGGAGGACCAAGCTAAAGCCTGTacagggcaggcaggcagcaccCCCTACCCACACTGGCTGGGTCATGCCTCACATCCCCATGGTTGGCACTGCCCTGCGAGTCTCAGTAGGCAGGTGCCTAAGACACCCAGTCCCTGTCCTGGAGCACAGACCCTGGCTCTGTAAAGTGTGATTTATTTATGCTGGAAAAGCTACCACCAGTGGTACATGTCCTGAGGTCCCCACGAGCTCACAATCATGCACAACTTCTGTACAGTGGGCACCGTCCCCATGGCACCCAAGGTCCTGGGCTCACAGTGAAGAGTCAGTGGGAGAGGCCAGGCCCTCGAGCACTGGGTGATGGCCGGGCTGGATGTGGCTGTCTGCCAGCCTGTCAGCTAGGCAGAGGGGTCCAGGCCCTCTCCCGGTGCCATGCCATCCTGGGTCTCCTGAGCTCTGTGGGGAGGGGCAGCAAAGGGCAAGAAGAGGGAACACAGCACTTAGCTGGACACTGGGACGGGGAGAGGTCGGCATTGGCCCAGAGGAGACATGGGCTCCTGGTGGCTTCAGGTCTGTGCTGTGCAGACTCACAAGCAGCTGCCTGGGGAGCTCTGGCCATGGCGTGGCTGCAGGAGGCAGCTGATGTGTGTGGCGCTATAGAGGCAGAGAGGCCTTCGCTTGGGGCTTCAGCTCCCGGGTCTCACTGCTAAGGACATGTGGGCCCCTGGCTACGGCCAggcaaggggcagggagggagcccaCAATGCCAACTGATGCCCAGGGATTCTCTCCCTGCCCTAGGGACAGCCAGCCCAGTGTGGAGGGGCC
This genomic interval from Equus quagga isolate Etosha38 chromosome 5, UCLA_HA_Equagga_1.0, whole genome shotgun sequence contains the following:
- the TAS1R3 gene encoding taste receptor type 1 member 3 isoform X2, which encodes MHPPAGPAVSPVPWVGGSTCHHGVPRPGMQPTQGLPKLPGLRPQWRNGPVPQGALFPRRLRGHIPYPSRRLEARLANGLRASWLVCRAVLRLPPGLADRATCAMFPAADSAFPGLEREGVSVPTPRGTVTSKPRPQAAGDPRTLWQRRCECSSSPPGVGWVLRAWVQAGNKVMVSARSEPAFSGHCQPQSLVVSIRITASDMCKPVGPRRARMAPGAPGWQVKTGEVFAKQILPHPTPTHHIWGLPDLPTCHPCQKLPPAMPGRALLGLLALLGLRAGAPLCLTQQFRMSGDYVLGGLFPVGLAEGAGLSNRTQPNATVCTRFSSLGLLWALAVQMAVEEINNGSSLLPGLRLGYDFFDTCSEPIIAMKPSLLFMAKAGSSNIAAYCDYTQYQPRVLAVIGPHSSELALVTSKFFSFFLMPQISYGASAERLSNREEFPSFFRTVPSDRVQAAAMVELLQEFHWNWVAAVGSDDEYGRQGLSLFSGLANMRGICIAHEGLVPLLGTDSRKLGSVHSLLHQTRLALAADPAFCASLNTKHPPLEGHVVGPRCPQCDHITLENVSTTLLHHRTFAAYAAVYGVAQALHKTLLCNASGCSTPKEPVQPWQLLDSMYNMTFRARGKVLRFDTTGNVDMDYDLKLWVWRGPVPELRTVGTFSGRLQLQHSRMCWHTPGNKEPVSQCSRECEEGQVRRVKGFHSCCYDCVDCKAGSYRHKPDDLLCTPCDQDQWSPDRSTHCFPRRPKFLAWGEPAVLALLVLLGLAFSLALTALGLFVQHRDSPLVRASGGPRACFGLACLSLVCLGVLLFPGRPSPTSCLAQLLLLHLPLTGCLSTLFLQAAEIFVKSELPTSWADWLHGRLRGPWAWLVVLLPMLAEAALCTWYLVVFPPEVVTDWQVLPTEALVHCRVHSWVSFGLVHITNAVLAFLCFLGTFLVQSQPGRYNSARGLTFAMLAYFLTWISFVPLFANMHVAYQPAVQMGTILLCALGILATFHLPKCYLLLWRPELNTPEFFLGEGPGDATGWGGSAGGEETQGKNK
- the TAS1R3 gene encoding taste receptor type 1 member 3 isoform X1 produces the protein MHPPAGPAVSPVPWVGGSTCHHGVPRPGMQPTQGLPKLPGLRPQWRNGPVPQGALFPRRLRGHIPYPSRRLEARLANGLRASWLVCRAVLRLPPGLADRATCAMFPAADSAFPGLEREGVSVPTPRGTVTSKPRPQAAGDPRTLWQRRCECSSSPPGVGWVLRAWVQAGNKVMVSARSEPAFSGHCQPQSLVVSIRITASDMCKPVGPRRARMAPGAPGWQVKTGEVFAKQILPHPTPTHHIWGLPDLPTCHPCQKLPPAMPGRALLGLLALLGLRAGAPLCLTQQFRMSGDYVLGGLFPVGLAEGAGLSNRTQPNATVCTRFSSLGLLWALAVQMAVEEINNGSSLLPGLRLGYDFFDTCSEPIIAMKPSLLFMAKAGSSNIAAYCDYTQYQPRVLAVIGPHSSELALVTSKFFSFFLMPQISYGASAERLSNREEFPSFFRTVPSDRVQAAAMVELLQEFHWNWVAAVGSDDEYGRQGLSLFSGLANMRGICIAHEGLVPLLGTDSRKLGSVHSLLHQVNQSSVQVVVLFSSTLAARTLFSLSIRWGLLPKVWVASEAWLTSELVMTLPGMAQVGTVLGFLHQGALMPDFSSYVQTRLALAADPAFCASLNTKHPPLEGHVVGPRCPQCDHITLENVSTTLLHHRTFAAYAAVYGVAQALHKTLLCNASGCSTPKEPVQPWQLLDSMYNMTFRARGKVLRFDTTGNVDMDYDLKLWVWRGPVPELRTVGTFSGRLQLQHSRMCWHTPGNKEPVSQCSRECEEGQVRRVKGFHSCCYDCVDCKAGSYRHKPDDLLCTPCDQDQWSPDRSTHCFPRRPKFLAWGEPAVLALLVLLGLAFSLALTALGLFVQHRDSPLVRASGGPRACFGLACLSLVCLGVLLFPGRPSPTSCLAQLLLLHLPLTGCLSTLFLQAAEIFVKSELPTSWADWLHGRLRGPWAWLVVLLPMLAEAALCTWYLVVFPPEVVTDWQVLPTEALVHCRVHSWVSFGLVHITNAVLAFLCFLGTFLVQSQPGRYNSARGLTFAMLAYFLTWISFVPLFANMHVAYQPAVQMGTILLCALGILATFHLPKCYLLLWRPELNTPEFFLGEGPGDATGWGGSAGGEETQGKNK